CTCCTTATTGCCTTTGAGATAAAATTCAATGGATGAATTCTAATTTGTTGAGAGAATTTAGTAAATTCCCTAAACATGTAAGAATCCTATGAGCAAATTAAGATTGAGAGTGAAGTTGACTGTCATGATGAAATctgctagagaaattccatttGTTTCGTATATTATGCAAAATTTTCTCAAGATCAGTTTCACTTCTAAACAAGAGTCAATCTTACCATTCTAGCCAGTTTCAATGGTACTAATTAACTTTTATAAGACACAATTTGATATAGTAACCAATATTTCTCAAAGTACCTAACTTTTATATTGAAGCCTAATAATGCACAATTCAATCTAAAAGTACCTCACCAAGTCTCCATAGTCATTTGAAACTTGTTTCCAAACTCAAGGTCCGTATATAAAAATTCAAACCAATTCTTGAATATGTAGATGATACCCTCATAGTCAAAAAGAGGAACTTGATAAGTTAGTGGAAGGAATGCTTTAAAATGGATTATATAGCCCAATAAACGTACCTTTTCCTCACCaattattttggtaaaaaaaagaTGGATCATGACGAGTGTGTACTAATTATAGGGCTCTAAATGCTATAACTATCAAGGAAAGTTTTCCTATTTCTATAGTCAATGAGTTTATTGAAGAATTGTTTGAGGTTGCATATTTTTTCTAAGCTAGATTTAAGGTATGtttatcgtcaaatattgcttAACCTAAAGGATAGATACAAAACAACTTTTAAGACCCATCATGGCCATTATGAATGGTTAGTAATGCCATTTGAATAAACAAATGCACCAGTCGCTCCAAGGCTTAATGAATGACATTTTTGTTGGTTGTGTTAAGGATGTTTGTCTTGgtgtttttttatgatattatattttataatgctACTTGGAAGGACTACTTGCATCACTTAGAGGTtgttctttaaattttaaaacaacatCAGTTGTATGCAAGGTTTTCTAAATGTCCTTTTGGAGTCAAACACATTGGTTATTTGCGTCACACCTTTGAAATAGTTGAGACGTTTTTTAGGCCTTATAGGTTACTATCACATACTTGTTAAAGGTTATGCCAATATTGCATCTTCTTTAATTGATCTCCTTAAGAAAGACTCATTTTCCCATACTCATGCAACTTTAGAGGTGTTTAGAAGGTTAAAAATAGCTCCCACTTTGCTCCAGTTTTGGCAATTTCCAACTTCAGTGCTccttttgttttggaaaaaaatgCTTCAGGGTTGAGAATTGGGGTTGTTCTCAGACAAGAACATAATCTCATTGCTTATTTCACAAAAAAATTATCTCTCTACTTTAAAATCAATCGActtattccaaaaatatttaTGCATAACTGAAGCCTTAGCTAAGTTAAAAATTATCTCTTAGGCCACAAGTTTATTATCAAGATAGATCGGAAAAGCCCCAAAGAATTAATGGAACAAAAGTTACAAACTTCTGAGCAACAACTATGGTTGCCCAAATTCATGGGTCACATTTTACTATTGAATCTAAACGAGGAAAGGATAATATTCAAACATATACCTTATCCAAGAGTTTTCTTTTATCTTGATCAAAGCCCACAAAATCATGGTTGTCACGAGTGGTTAGTTTAATTGCAGCAGATCCAAAACTATATCAAATGGATCACTCTTGTATGAGAAATTATGTCATCTTGATTACACTATTGATAAAGaattacttttatataaaaaaggaTCGTGTTTCCTAATGATGATGACCTGCTTTGGATTGGTGCTCAATTCTTTTGGCTTAACATGCAATGTGATACATGCAAATATGTTAGAGCATGTCAAATTTTTCAACAAGCTAAGAACGATCAAGCTTTACCTGCATGTATTTTACAACCTTTGCTTATATCTTCTTAGGTTTGGGAGGATATAATTATATCACTAATTTGTCATTCTTTCATGGgttttttgttatttaattgATAGATTGTCTAAATTTGGCCATTTTATTCCTTTAAAAAGGATTTCACTAGCAAATTAGTGGTTGAAGTTTTCATTGCTCAAATTGCTAAAGTGCATGGTATTCCGAAGTCTATAGTTTTAGATTGggatattatatttattagttCATTTTGGAAGCACTTATTCAAAAGCTCAAGTGACAACATTATCTATTGATCTATATCAATATGAGGATCAAATTGAGAACTTAAATAAAATCTTGAAAATGTATCAGTGGTGTTTTAAATTATAGAATCCTAAATTGTGAGTTTCTATGTTGGATTGAGTcagataataatataatttttatcatagtttaaaaagataaattctCTCTGGACATTCATACCTTCCCATgcatttctatatttttttcaatttcaagaATATGTTTTTGAGCATGGTGGAGAGTGTTGTgcattcttcttcatttttaagTGGTGATGGTTGCTTAGGGTGATTAGTGGTGAACATTGGTAATTAAGGTAAGTTATGTAGTGTTtttattagtgtttttttttttttgaaagccaaaaatccagaaaaaaaaattatccaggtaaaaaaataaaatacaaaactaaaaaagaatTATCTAACGTAAGTACGCTCAAATCCcgaatttgtttttaaaatgttgCAACTAAaagaaaagtataaaaataattatttaaatttttaaaaaaagataaaatcgACTTTTTATCATTAGTAGAAGGTAGAGAAAAATTTacctttaaaaataaattcttaacAGGTTATTTTTGGGAGGAATCCTAACTATAATTCAGTTTGACGTCAAGTGATAAAAAACGGTTCAAGAGACACTACAAAATAGTTTTACTAGTTTTACAAAGGttggaaaataaaaattcaaatgatagtatatttaatatattggTTATATGAATATTCTTATTTTTGGTTGTTAAagataaaacaaaaagaaatattaGAAAGAAGATAATGATGGGACAAATTAAGttaaaaagttgtttttatcTTCAGTATAAAATATTCAGGGGGAATAATACATTACGAGTTAGTTAAAGAAGTAGAATGATTCAAAAGGAATTTAAGTCTCCCTTATAAGTCACATAAGTTTTAatttacttaaatttaaattcacgATATCTCATATTATCgtagaatttaaataataattttgttttgattcactTAAATTGCagatacaaaatatttttttatctccaACATTACTTGAATTGAAATTACAGATATGTTATTTTATCTTATGATTTCTATATATACCTACACTTGAAATGGTTTGagtagtttttttaataagttgTTTGAAGTGAGCGTGTGAAGATGGGAAGCATGAAGGCAATGGGAAAGAAAGCGTGTGTGGTGGGTGGAAGTGGATTTATGGCCTCTCTCTTAATTAAGAAATTGCTTAAAAAAGGTTACGCAGTGAATACTACTGTTACAGATCCAGGTTCCTCCTTCTATCTCCTTtccttttcaatttttatttcattatatatacatatatattatgcTTAATAAAAATAAGTGTGATTTATAAAAAActgctttttaatatttatatttttcttatatgttCGAATTGATAAATTTGATTCTAAAAAGTATAGCTTTAGGCCCTCTTTTTAAAAAGTATAGGTTTTcacatatttttaatgtttgatGGCCAAATTTAAAGAATAGGGATTCTAATCGCATTTCGTTAGAATATAATGACTAAACcatatattttctctttataaaaaaaacctaaaGAAATAATAGTGGAGGggtttaattattaatttggtTCTATATTTGTTCCcacattcttatttttttataagccAAAAGAATATTTCACACATTTGTTACCTCAAATGAAACAAGTACTGTAGGTCAATCTCTCCCTTGGAGTTGCATTGAAGAGTAGAGATTATATATGTGAACACAATTTCATGCATATCCTGCAGGTAATCCCAACAAAATATCTCACCTAGTGGAACTGCAAAGTTTGGGAAAACTTGAAATCTTTGGAGCAGATTTAGGAGTTGAAGAAGATTTTGATGCCCCTATATCTGGCTGTGAACTTGTATTCCAATTTGCTACAACTGCCAACTTTGCTTCTGAAGATCCTGAGGTACATTCAATCCTCATCACGCATTATAATTGGATGCTTTTAGAACTATACATGTCtgagttgataaaaaaattaatccaaAAATGCTTCTGCAAACTATTATTCAGAATGACATGATCAAGCCAGCAATCTCAGGCGTATTGAATGTATTGAAAGCATGTGCTAGAGCAAAAGAAGTCAAACGAGTCATCTTAACATCTTCAACAGCTGCTGTAACTATTAACCAACTCAATGGGACAGATTTAGTCATGGATGAAAGCAATTGGAGTGATGTTGAGTACTTGAGGACTGCAAAGCCACATGGTTGGGTAAATCACCAAACCTTAATCACTTAAGATATGGGCTTGTGCCATTCCTTACTGAAAATGTTAATGCCTTGCTTGTTTACTGTTTTTGAAGACcatttttgttttgtaaaatttgtttgCCCCCCAAGCACTCGTTAAAACCTTTGTTTGTCTGCTCATCACATTTCTTTTTTCTAGAAGTTTGTCTCTTGAGCAGATGAAGAAAAACACTTGCAGGAAGATAATGCCAAAATAGCTTTTCAACTGTCtgtgttgttttttttgttttaaaacacttttttgaaaacctttttcAGAACTTGATATAATGATGGCTGAGTAATGTGAAATTGTGTTTGGAAATGGTTTATTTTAACAAATAGTAAGAAGATCTTATTGTTATGAAAGTAAAGTTCATGTATATATGTGTAGGGATATCCTGCCTCCAAAGCACTGGAAGAGAAAGCTGCATGGAAATTTGCTGAAGAAAATCACATTGATCTGATCACTGTGTTACCTTCTCTCACAACTGGTCCTTCTATCACTCTAGACATCCCCACCAGTGTTGCGTTGGCCACGTCCCTTATAACAGGTTCACAAACTACCATATCCAATAAATTTAGCACCTTTCCACCTCCTTCATTTCTAAGCACCATACCAATTGATTTATGAATGTTTTGGTGGCATTTTGCTGACACCTTGCAGGGAATGATTTCTTCATGAAGGCTTTCAAAGGTATTCAATCTCTGTCAGGTTCAATATCTATCACACATGTGGAGGATATCTGCAGAGCTCATATGTTTTTGGCAGAGAAAGAATCAGCTTCTGGCCGATACATTGTCTGTGCTCACAATACTAGCATTCCTGAACTTGCAAAGTTTCTAAGCAAAAGATACCCTCAGCATCAAATTCCAACCGAGTATGCTTCTAACCTTAAAAAAATTGGTGTGAAATGTCTATAGCAGTAAATACACTTGCCTCTTGCCTCTTTTGTCTTGCATTTTTTCCAATAAATTTCGTCCTTTCGAGAACTTTTAGGTGGATCGTTACCACACGTGAGAGGCAAAGGACGAgaattttgttggaatgaaattGACTTGAAAATTACGTCGTATTGCTCTTTCGTGGTAGAAACATATCTTACATTTCTATTGAATCTAAGCATGACTCTTTAATTGCAGATTCGATGATATCCCCTCCAAGGCAAAGTTTGTCATCTCTTCAGAGAAGCTTGTAAAAGAAGGGTTCAGTTTCAAGCATGGAATTGAAGAAATTTTTTACCACAGTTTGGAGTACTTAGACAGTAAGGGGGCACTCAAGAACTAgattttgattattttgaagtttGTTACAGACAAGATGTAAATactcttatttatatttatttttattataattatgggGCCTTAACCTCATTTTTTGTTTCATAATTAAATTGTGATTGTAATTGCTTCTTTCATAAGTGATATAGTATGAATGGAGTTTAATTGATGGTTCAAGTTGAAGttattatttacattatttGGCAGATATGTTTTCTTTAGTCATTTTAATGTGATATCGTTACTCTGATATTCTCATAGATCGGTTTATACTTTGGTTTTTGTAACTATTTGTTCGTGTTTCTGCACTATTAGTGTATAAAGACACCTCTATATTGAATTTATATGGATCTCATAGTAGACACTGTTAGATAAGTGTGAAGGAGGAGAATGGAAGAGGGGCATAGAAGTGAGAAGAAGCTCTGTTACTCTGTTTTTTCCTTGCATGTGGTGTATTTTTATCAAGttgttcaaattttattttcgaGAGCATGAAAGAGAAAGTGTGACAGGAGGTGAGAAACATTTGTTTTGAAGAGTTTTATTTGGATTATAGAAACTAGGACCagtgtataatattttttatttttgttattaacgtgtatttgtaatttttattatttttattattattattattattattattattattattatttattcaattttttatttctactgtatttttttattatttatatatattatgtttaatattaaaattctaataaacaattttataaaacctAGTTTGAATATTCAGCGAAACACTGTTGTTGTTGGGTGATGGTGATGGTGTTGCACATCTGTATCTTTATCTCTGAGGGcaaaataaaacttaataaaGGAGGACATAATAATAGgtatctttaattttaaaatagagaataaaataaaatcagtttaaatcagaaaagtaaCTTATTAATCTCTCCACACTCTCCACATCTAACAACGATTgttcaaattaattaatatcttatcattttgtttgtgttgatcttttattacttttatttttttatttaattatattaaaatctggaaaaaaattaaatgcaaaatttaatcaaattaaataatatctcACTATTTGTATTAATCttttattacttatatttttttatttttaattaaataggtttaaaataattaaataattatattttttaattagacaattttaatattatttttatcacaaTAAATCGAATGTAATattattgaagaacttaagattTTAACAACCTGTTACCCACAACTGCAATCTGCAACTTGCTACGTGCTACTTGTAACCAGCAACttactacctgcaacctgctacctaacacatgctacctacaacctccaacctactacctgctacctactatcTACCTGCAACATGCTACCTACTATCTACCTGCAACATGCTACATATTAAttgttacctgcaacctgctacctactatctattacctgctacctgctacctcaTAACTGGTACCTAGTACctattacctgctacctgcaacctccTATCTGCTACCATCTACCTGCAATCtcctacctgctacctgctaccttcaACCTTCTACCTGCAATctactacctgttacctgtaCTTGCAACGTGTTACCTGCTAGCAACTACCATCTACCTACTACATGCTACTcgttacctgctacctactacctactacatacaacctgctacctgcaacctgctacctgctttCATCTACCTGCAACTTATAATTTGCTACCTACTaactgcaacctgctacctgctacctactacctactacctactacctgctacctgctacctgctacctgtaacctgcAACTTGCACTCAacaacttgctacctgctacctactacctactacccccaacctgcaacctgcaatcTACAAATTGTTACCTGAtatctgcaacctgctacttgctacTTAACACATGCTACCTGCTACATTGCAACCTGAAACATGTAACCTGCAATCTGCTACCTAGTACCGGCTTCCTACTACCTAGaacctgcaacctactacctgcaacctgcaatcAGCAACTTGCTACCTAATACTTCCAACCTGCTACCTAATACTTCCAACCTGCTACTTGCAACTTCCAACTAGCAACTTGATActtgtaacctgctacctgctacctaacacatgctacctgttacctgctacctacaacttgctacctgctacttgcaacCAACAACTTGCTACTTGTTACTTGCAACCAACAACTTGCTACTTGTTACttgctacctactacctgcaacctgcaactaGCAACTTGCTAcgtgcaacctgctacctgacacatgctacctgctacctgcaacttaCTTCCTGCAACCTAGTACCTTCTACCTGCAACCTACCTAGTACTTGTTACCTCTTACCTACTACCTACTGCTTGTTACCATCTACCTGCAACCTTCTACCTGTTAACTGTTACTTGTTACttgcaacctactacctgcaacctgcaacctgcaacttgctacctgttacctgcaacctactacctaCTACCTACTACCTGGTACCTACAACCTCCTACCTGCTACCAtctacctgcaacctactacctgctacctgctaccagCAACTTTCTACttgttacctgcaacctgctacctgctatctgttatctgctacctgctacctactaccatctacctgctacctgctatttgctacctgttacctatAACCTGAAACTTGTAACCTGCAACCTACTATATGTTACCTAGTTTCTACTTCCTACTACTTGAAACCTGGTACCTGCAACATGCAACCTGGTACCTGCAACCAACAACTTGATACCTGCTACCTGACATATGTTACATGTTACGTGCAACATGTTACCTGTTACTTGCTACTTGCAACCTGCTATCCACAACCTACAACCTACAACTCACAACCTGCAACCTCCTACATCTAATTGTTACCCGCTACCTACAACCTGGTACCTGCAACATGCAACCTAGTACCTGGTACCTACAACCTCTACTTGCTACCATTTACCTGCAACCTCCTatctgctacctgcaacctgctaccagGTACCTGCAACATGCTACCTGCTACTAGCAACGTGCTAActgttacctgcaacctgctacctgctacctgctacctgctaccttctaCCCACAATCATCTACTTGCTAGCTGCTACAATCTACCTattacctgctacctacaacatgttacttgctacctgcaacttgttacctgctacctacaacctgttacctactacctgcaacctactacctactacctgctacctactacctgcaacctacAACCTACTACCTATTACATGCAACCTGCTACTTGCTATTTGCTACCTGCTAATTGTAACCTATTATCCGCTacatgctacctgctacttgcaacttgctacctgctaccaTATTTTTCACATTTCACGTCGTTAGTCGTCCATTAACCCACATTTCACGTCTATCTCTCCACTCTCCTCTAATAAAACGGTACACGTTTCTCAAATCATTTATTccaaatttaattttcaaacttattttttttaaaaaaaatcaatttaagtCACATTTCCAATTTtaccattttaaaataaatcaaatttattatattttaatattataaaggataaatttagaaacaaaatgtaTACACAAAATGACAGTTATAAAGGGAAAAccttttatatataggtatatattaaaaaactgcttatttaataaagaagaatatccgtttaaaacaaaaaagtattcaatctctccactctcctataagtaagaacaaataaattaaaattaaaaaattgctttattaacttctaaaatataaaatgtccaaataactaaaataaattaataaaacaaaatattaaacaataaaaaaataaaaaaacaatttagagCGGTTAAAGTTTTGAATCCCAAAACTAAAGTACATATAGTTAACAAACCGTTATAATACGAACCATTATAATACATACACTTGATAAATCATTATaatgatataataatattttaaattaaaaaataatgaaaatattaatttattgatatataaagtgtatatattttattctgTATGATCTTAATATATCAGAAACCTTAATGTAAAAAGTTAAACAATGGACACAAAACATTTCTTACATATACAAAAGGatttctataaattaatttatacttaaattaataaatttaacttcaattgttttttcttttatgtaaGAAGATCGTCCTTAGATATCTTACAAAAGTTGGTTTTAGTTGATAGGGATAACCATTTAAACTTATATACATTCCTATGCTTGATATGTAATTAATATGTGAATATGACAAaacgaaaataaaaaaataaaaaaaataaaaattatctcATAAAtaagaaactagtttatatatttgaatattttaaaagctgtttagtttttaaaaatgttgagatcttatattataaaaaaggttcaattaatttctctttattattttttttattcttataaacATTTATGAagtctaaatttttttaataaccaaTTACATTTATAACTGAATTTCATTAAAATTCATTAGAATAAAACCAATATAATGCTTTTAGTGCTGTAAATGAACAAATACTTAAAACTATATGTAGTTGTTTGGattatataaaaagtatttaagCAATATActgaaaacaatatatataataatatttattaaataatcttaaaaatGATAATCAAGGTGGGAAATTTGTTAGAATTGTCCAAGAATATATATCTTcctattatatttataaaaagttatgtgaatttaaagataaaaaaaagctaatgttataaataaagctaaaaatttatattgtattttgtgaaaaaaaagagagtataaacacaatcaaaacttttttccttaagttttttttaattcgaATAAATTATATTGTGAAATTTAACACATGCACAGTCTAAACgaattttttatatagaaaattatgAAAGTACATTTATTTGTGCATTGTCAAAATTCTGCCTTTGACTGGAAATAATGTAAAAAGAGATTTTGAGATACTAATGGAGCATGttaatgaatgaaaaaaaaaataacaaatatatatatatatatatatattatttttgaaatttaagaggaagaaaaaaatagaaaataataaagaaaaataagaataagtAGTATAAAAATagaggaataaaataaaataaaaaaaatgtgtttgttATGCAGTGTTGTGATGACTATCATTATATATGTGTTTGAAGTAGGAGCTTGTACAAGTTACAAACAAACAATTGGATTTTCCCACAATTTAAACAACCTTGATGCGGTATAAGTAATGAAACCATGCTGGTGATAGTGAAATATGATAGATATGTAGTTTATCaccatttattttgttattgtgCTTATGATTGAATGTTAGAGATGGAAGATGAGGTGTGGATTTTCAATTCAGTTTGGCATTTTGAATTGAAGAATGTATAGTGACAGACAGATGAAAAGGTTTTTTTGTTCTGCAAGACTTGTTGTTGATGTTAGTTGTTGGTGACAAAACCACCAAACACCATCACGTGCTCACCTTCAATTAAACTACACTCAGACGAAACGGTGTTTTGGATTTAGTAGCtgaaacattattattatttaagaacCTTCTCTCCTTGGGTAACATTAAAAAACTTTCCTACTGTAAGTTTCATCCTTCTTGAGGTGTGAAATCATGGCCACTGTCAAGAAAATTGGAAAGAAGGCATGTGTGATCGGTGGAAGTGGATTTATGGCCTCTTGCTTGGTAAAGCAATTGCTTCACAAGGGTTATGCTGTCAACACCACTGTTAGAGACCCAGGTTCCTCTCTCTCAGTCAAATGTGTCATTCTAAagttgtttcttgattttgttcaCAAAAAACTGTTTAATTATTTAGAGGGTAACACTAGAATTACTATCTATAATGTTTGGTTAGAAGAACAAAaaagaatgatttttttattctgCAATGATACaagtttaatatttatatatggtACAAGGTGTACGTACAAGAGAGTAAAATGGTGGACACTTTTCTTCAttctaaacttttttttcttctatccCTTTGGCTTACTGGGTATCGTTTAGAAAGGTGTCCATCACTTATAATAAGTTTATCTAcgattataatttattttagtcttattatgaaaaaaattcttGACTTAAGTGTTCTGGTGCAGATAATGCTAAGAAAATATCTCACCTTTTGGCCCTGCAAAGTTTGGGCGACTTGAACATATTTGGAGCAGATCTAACAGGTGAAAGGGATTTTGATGCCCCTATAGCAGGCTGTGAACTTGTCTTTCAGCTTGCTACACCTGTGAACTTTGCTTCTGAAGATCCTGAGGTAGATTGCACACCGAACAAGAAACTGCACTATAAATTTTACAATCAAATGCAACATATGTGTGTTGAAGAAAAAGACTAATGAGAAATTCTTTTGCAATTACTATTCAGAATGACACGATCAAGCCTGCAATCTCAGGAGTGTTGAATGTGTTGAAAGCATGTGCACGAGCAAAAGGAGTCAAACGAGTCATCTTAACATCTTCAGCAGCTGCTGTGACCATAAACCCTGTCAAGGACACTGGTCTGGTTATGGATGAAAGCAACTGGACTGATGTTGAGTTCTTGAACACTGCAAAACCACCCACTTGGGTAAAAATCAAACCTTATTTTGCACCTATCTGGATCAGCTTTTGCCCTATTAGTTTGAAATGAAATTGATTTCCAAGTACCTTAGTGATTTTCTGTTagattattttagtttaaaagcAACTTACTAAATTGGGATGAGGAATGGCTCTTCAAGGTGCCTTACCTCATTATTACCCTTCCTAGATGGAAAAGATTACTACTAATCATTGAATAGACTCTAAAATAGAGTGT
The sequence above is a segment of the Phaseolus vulgaris cultivar G19833 chromosome 2, P. vulgaris v2.0, whole genome shotgun sequence genome. Coding sequences within it:
- the LOC137809756 gene encoding anthocyanidin reductase ((2S)-flavan-3-ol-forming)-like, yielding MGSMKAMGKKACVVGGSGFMASLLIKKLLKKGYAVNTTVTDPGNPNKISHLVELQSLGKLEIFGADLGVEEDFDAPISGCELVFQFATTANFASEDPENDMIKPAISGVLNVLKACARAKEVKRVILTSSTAAVTINQLNGTDLVMDESNWSDVEYLRTAKPHGWGYPASKALEEKAAWKFAEENHIDLITVLPSLTTGPSITLDIPTSVALATSLITGNDFFMKAFKGIQSLSGSISITHVEDICRAHMFLAEKESASGRYIVCAHNTSIPELAKFLSKRYPQHQIPTEFDDIPSKAKFVISSEKLVKEGFSFKHGIEEIFYHSLEYLDSKGALKN